AAGCATGACGATCACGGTCGAGGGGACAACGTTTTCCGGGACGCTGGAGGTGACCAAGTTTACCAACGAGGGCGGAACCTATACCTATGGGATTTCAGGAGATCTGACCGCTACCGGTTTGAGTGGTGTTGATGCGCGGGGCCGGTCGTGGAATGTCGTGATCGATGGGGCTTCGATTTCTGGCTCCTACTATGATCCCGATGGAGGCGAGACCGGGACGGTCACCTTGCGTTAATGATTTAAATGATGAAAGTATTGCAGCCAATGTGGCTGCGTTAACCAGGAAAGAAAGGGTGAAAAATGAAAAACGAATGGTGGAAATTGGCACGGCGAGGGGCCATGGCGGCAATTATTGCGTGTTGCGTAGTGGGTTTGACCGGCTGCGGCGAAGATGATGGCGAAGATGCCGATGTTGCTGGAACCTGGGTTGTGGACGGAGCTGGCCTCGAGTTCACGCTTGATGGAAATGGCGGTTTGGCCGGTCGTTGGTTGGATCCCGAGGAAAAATATCCTGATATTACAGGAAGTTACGAACTTCAGGGAAGTTCGATAACCATTCGTGCGACCCGTATCTACACAGACCAATCATCGGTGGAGATAACACAGGTAATCACTCTTGAAGGGTCAATTACCGGCAATAGAATCAGCGGAACGTTTAGCGAAACTGAAAACGGGATTGCAACGTATACCAATGTTCCGTGGAGTGCGACCAAGCAGTAGACAGGTTATTTCCGGCACTTATGATGCCGAATCCGAAAACGGGCAGGCTGTTCTTCCAGGGGATGCAAGAACGGTTGCCCAAAAACTAAAACACCGCCACATGGGGTGGGATAACCAGAAAGGAATACATATGAAAATCGAATGGTGGAAATTGGCACGGCGCGGAGCCATGGCGGCAATTATTGCGTGTTGCGTGGTGGGCTTGACGGGGTGTGACGAGGATGATGGTGAAGATGTTAGTGTCGTTGGCGACTGGAACATTGCCGGTGGTGATGATCTGGAGGCTTACGATAAGATTACGTTCTATGCAGACAATACCTTGACCATGTTTACCGATGAGGGTGACCGTGATGGTACGTATGAGATTTCAGGATCCCGAATCGTATTCACCTTTAGCTTCCAGGATGGCCCTGACCCGGTAGATGACTTGGTTTCAGTTACGGGAACCGGAACGGTCGACGGCGATACGATGTCCGGTCAATTCGTTGACAGTAGCGGCGACTCCGGGGACTGGCAGGGATATAGGCTTTAATTTTTGACCGCTAATTATCCGATGGGGCTACTTCACTGAGGTAGCCCCATTTTTGTTTCCAGGCCTTGTGCCTACCGCGTGGCCTTGCCGAGTTCGCCGGCTTTGCCGAGGGCATATTTGGCGAGGATGGGGCCGATGATTTCGAAGACGATGCAGGTGGCGGTGATGGTGGTGATGACCTTGGTGCCGATCATGTTGCCATGGGCAATGCCGTTTTCGCCAATCGCACCCAGTCCGGCAAATTCGGCGCCGACGATCAATGAGAGGCCAATGGCCACCCCGGCCTGCGAGAGGATGCCGAGGCCGACATATTTCTTAATCTTATCTTCGACGTGGCCGAAGATGGCGCCGAGGCGCGCGCCGCCGATCAGCCCGCCGGAGCGGCCAAGGATGTAGACGATGCCGATGAGGCCTAGGCTGGGCAGCGCGGAGACCTGCAGGTGGGCGCCGGCCAGGCAGAAAAAGAGCACGAAGGTGAGCGGCATGATTTCGAGCAACGGTGCCGTAACCTTGTGAACGAGCGATTCGCGGCGGGTGTTGATCAGCACGAAACCAATCACCATGTTGGTGAGGATCAGCGACAGGTGCCACAGCATGGAGAGCCCCGTGCCAAGGGTGATCAGGCCAAAAACAACAATCAGCATGTCGCGCGAGTTCTTTACGAAGCGGACCAGCTGGGCCAGCACAAAGCCGAGGACGGTGCCCACCCCGATACTCAGGATGATTTCGATGGTGGGGGCCTTGAGCATCTGGAAAAAGCCTTCGGAAACATGCCCGGGGGTTTCGGCCAGCAACAGGCTTTTGGAAATGGCGGCCGCAAAACCGAAAATGATGATGGCCAGGCCGTCGTCGAACCCGACCACGGCGTAGAGGGCTTGGGTCAGGCTGCCGCTGGCCTTGTATTCCTGGATGATGGCCACCGTGCCGGCCGGTGCGCTGGCGGGGGCCATCGAGCCGAAGATCAGGGCCATGGGCAGGTCGCGCGTAACGGCGTAGATGAGCCCGGTCACAACGAAGAAGGCGGTGAACGATTCGGCGAAGATGATCCAGACAATCCCGTGGCCGAGCCGCTTGAGCGATTTCATGCTGAGCTCGGAACCAATGCTGAAGGCCACGAAGCCGAGCGCCACCTGGGTGACGAAGGCCAGGCTTTCCAGCACCGGTTCGGTAAACAGCTCCATCCCGTATTTCTTGAACGAGGGGCCGAAAAGCGCCCCGACGAGCATGTAGCCAATCAGCGAGGGCAACGAGGTTTTCTTGATGAGCTTGCCCGCGTAGAAGCAGACGATAAGCATGATGCCCACCAGCGTGAAAAGTTGGGGCATTCCGGCGGAGGCTTCGGCGGCGTGTTCGAGAGCGGGTGCTGACATTCCTGATTCCTAGATGTTGAGGTTGCCGGCGCAGTAGAACAGTTCCTGGACGGTCAACAGGATGTCGTCGCGCTCGTCCAGCGAACCAACCTTCTGCTCAATGCGGCGGATCGTTTCGTTGGTGTCCTTCTTGTCGACGGTTGCGAGAATCACCTTGCAGAATTCCGCCTGCTTGTCGCTCCAGAAGCCGGCGAAGAGCGGCATTTTGTGGATATAGTTCGCGGCAGGCTCGGCTTCGGTAACCATGACGGTCGATGAGTTGAAGCCGGCGAAGATCTTGATCACGTCCTGGAACAGCTCCTCGTCCTGGATCTGGACGCGGAACAGGTTCTTGTTGTCGTGCTCTTTCGGGTCGGCTTCGTCGCGCACGTGGCGCAGGAAGTTTTCCGCCAGTACTTCACCGGTGGGCGCCTGCAGCATTTCCTCCACGTTCGCGGGGACGTTGAGCACCTGCGAGATGGCCGAAAGCACCTTGATATGGATGTTCGAGCTGCTGGACGGGGCAATGATGAAAACGAACAGTTTGACCGGCGCGCCATCCATGGCGGCGAATTCGACGCCATCGGGAACCGACAGGATGCCCACTACGAAATCCTCCACGCCATCGAGCCGGCAGTGGGGGATCGCGATGCCGTTGCCAAAGCCGGTGGTGCTCAGCTCCTCGCGGTCGGCCAGCCCTTTCAGCAGGACCGATTCCTCCAGGTTGGCCAGCACGGCCGATTTTTTGGCCAGCTTGGCGATGGCGGCCAGGACTTCTTCGCGCGTGCGGCAGTCGGCCTGGGCCATAACGCATTCGCTTCTCAGGGCATTGATCAGGTTCATGTTTGGGGTTCCTCGCTTCGGGTGCTCCAGGCCAAAGTTTGCTGGATGCTGGGTTGACGCAGTCGATTAAAGAGACGTAGCTTATGGGCTATGCAAAGGACTGTCCAGATTCTATTGCTCGTTGCCCTGCTCCTGCCGATGGCCGGACTCGCCCGCGAAGAAACGCTCGAGGAGCGCAAGACGCGCATCACCCGCAAATACCTGCGCAAACGCGTGAACATATCCCAGAGCGACATGATCGTGCCTTCCGACCTCCCGCAGGAAGACGAACGGGTGGCGGCTTCGGAAAAATACAAGCAGGCCGACGACCTGCTCCAGCAGCAACAGCAACCTTCCACCCTGCCGCCTCCGCAAGTGCGCAGGCCGATGCCGGAGGAAAAAGAGAGCAATTGGCTGCTGGATGATGCGGCCGAGGAACTGTCCGATCCCTACGCCGACCCATTTGCCATCGGCAAACCAAACGACTCAACCAGCGACTATTGGGCGTTGTTCGGTGGGCGTTCGAAAGACTCCTCCTCTTCCAGTTCGTCGAGCCGGCGGGGCGAAGACTCTCGCTATGATCCCTACGCATCCCGCTCGCTAGACCGCTATGGCTCCGGAACCGATGGCCGGGTGAACCAGGGCTTCGATTCATACGGACGTCCGTTGCAGGGCAGCCGCTATGGCCAATCGACGCAATCCGGACTCTATGGCCAACGGCAGGATTCCTCCGTGTCGGATGGAACGCTGGGTTCGCGCAGATCCTATGGATCGTCGCCGGATTCCGGCCTCTTGCTCGATTCGTTCCCCCGGACGCAGTCCTCGGGAAGCGATGCCTATCGCCGCTACGATTCCGGCTCCCGCGAAACCCGGGGATATACGCCTACCTATCAGAGTCCGCTCCAGACCCGCCGCGAACAACAGCGGCAACAGGGCGCGCAGGACTACCAAAAGAAGGAATACCAGCAACCCAACACCTATCAGCAATGGAAAGACCGCAGCAAGGCCTGGGATCCCACCAAGGACGATGCCTACGTGGATGAACTGATGCGGAAGAACCGGAAATAAAAAAAGACTGAGCCTCTTGCAAAACCCTTCGAGTTCGCGAGGCGGTTTTTTGTTAAAAGTTGTTGGTATATGAACTTAACTTGAATGGTCTCACCACAGAGAACCTGGCGCGGCATAGCCGCAACCAAATTGTTTAGAACCACTGATGAACACCGAAGACTCAGATTTTTTTACCACAGAGAACTCAGAGACACAGAGCATCCTAATCCTCTGAGCCTCAGTGTCCTCTAGCGCAGCGGGTGGTGAAAACTTGTCAGGAAAACAAGAAATTGACGGATAGTAGTACAGAGACACAGAGCATCCTAATCCTCTGAGCCTCAGTGTCCTCTAGCGCAGCGGGTGGTGAAAACTTGTCAGGAAAATAAGAAATTGACGAATAGTAGTACGGAGGCACAGAGGAGCGGGAATGTTCAATTGCTCTGTGTCTCGGTGACCTCTGTGGTAAAAAACAAATCTGTTTAATTGGGTATTATTGGGGTAAACCGCTGGTTTCGTATGACTTGTCCTGATAACAAATAACCAGTGCCTGATAACTGGAACGGAAAACCAGAGGTTTTGCAAGTTCCTCGGCCGGATGCCAATTTTGGCACCGGCCCTGTTAAAATTCGGAACGTTTGCGGGTTAGAGTTCCTTGTAGTTCACCACCTTGCCCTCCACCAGCATCACCTCGTATTTCGATTCCTTGAGGGTGCGGTTGAGCTGCCCGATGCGGCGCTCGATCTCTTCGTTGGTCTCCATCGAAGCTTCGGGGGCGGGAGCCGGCTCTTCCCTATAGGTGTAGTAGAAATATTCTGCGTCATCCCGCTCTTCCGTGTAGTCCGGTTGTCCAAGGATTTTGACGACCTCGTCCTTCGCCATGCCCTCCTGGACATCGCTGAGTTTCCAAGGTCTGAACGTGGTTGCGCATCCGGCAAGGAACAGCACCACGGTGGCCAGCATCAAGCTCATTGTTTTCATGTGCACATGTTAATCCGGACGAAACGAAATGTCTATTCCGTTTCCGCTTCCGATTTCGGTTCCGCTTCGGAGTCCGCTGCGGCCTCCTCGATCGGGGGCGGTTCGGTTTTTTCGGAACCCTCGGGGAGCTTGCCGGTCTTCATGATGGAATCGACTTCCGCAAAATCAAGCACTTCGCGCTCGATCAGCAATTCGGAGAGTGCCACCAGTTGCTCCCGGTTGTCGGTCAGGATTTTCATGCATTTGTCATAGGCCTCCGCGAGGATGCGTTGCACTTCCTGGTCGATCTTCTGCGAGGTTTCTTCGCTGTGTTCGTGCGCGCCGCTAATGCCCTGCCCCAGGAAAACGGGCTGGTTGTGGCTGCCAAGGTTTTGCGGGCCGAGCAGTTTGCTCATGCCGTATTCGCAAACCATGGCGCGGGCAATCATGGTGGAACGTTCAATATCGTTGTGGGCGCCCGTGGTCACGTCCTCGAAAATCATCTCTTCGGCCGCGCGGCCGCCCATCAGGGCAACCAGGTCGGCTTCAAGCCGCTTTTGGCTCTGCGTGTAGCGGTCCTTTTCCGGCAGCGACATCGTGGCGCCCAGCGCCCGGCCGCGCGGGATGATCGTAACCTTGTGGATCGGCTCGCATTCCGGGGTCTTGTACATCGCAATGGCGTGGCCGGCCTCGTGGTAGGCCGTCAGCTTCTTCTCTTCCGGATCCAGCACATGGCTGCGGCGCTCGCGGCCCCACATCACCTTGTCGCGTGCTTCTTCCATATCCTCTTGCTCAACAAAGTCGGCGCCGCGCCGCGAGGCCAGCAGGGCGGCTTCGTTCACCAGGTTGGCCAGGTCGGCCCCCGAGAAGCCCGGCGTTCCGCGCGCCGAGCGCTTCAGATCGACCTGGTCCGAGAGGCGGACGTTGCGGGAATGGATTTTCAGGATCTGTTCGCGGCCTTCGAGCGTCGGCAGGTCAACCACCACCTGGCGGTCGAAGCGGCCCGGGCGCAACAGGGCGGGGTCGAGCACGTCGGGACGGTTCGTGGCCGCCACGATAATGATGCCTTCCTGCGTGTCGAAGCCGTCCATCTCGACCAGCAGGGCGTTGAGCGTCTGCTCGCGTTCGTCGTGCCCCCCGCCAATGCCGCTGAAACGGCTGCGGCCAACGGCATCGATTTCGTCGATGAAGATGATGCACGGGGCGTTTTTCTTCCCCTGTTCAAACATGTCGCGCACGCGGGAGGCGCCGATCCCGACAAACATTTCAACAAAGTCGGAGCCGCTGATGGTGAAGAAGGGCACGTCGGCCTCGCCGGCGACGGCTTTGGCCAGCAACGTCTTTCCGGTTCCCGGCGAACCGGAGAGCAACACGCCTTTGGGCATTTTTCCGCCGAGTTTCTGGAACCGCTTCGGGTCTTTCAGGAATTCGACCACTTCCGCCAGCTCCTCCTTGGCTTCGTCAACGCCGGCCACATCCTTGAACGTAATCTTGTTCTTGTCCTGCGTCAGCAGCTTGGCGCGGCTCTTGCCGAAGCTCATCGCCCCGCGCCCCGCATTCTTCATCTGGCGGATGAAGATGAAATAAATGATGCCGAAAATCAGGATGAACGGAACGATGTTGGCGAGAATCGAGACCAGCATGGTCTTCGGGCGCTTCACCTTCACCTGGACTCCATTGTCCTCCAGCATCTCCATCAGCTTTTCCGTCAGGATGATTTCCGTGCGGAACTGGGTGGTGCCGGATTCGTTGATGTCCATCGACTCGCCGGAAACATAGTGGTTGCCGGCCCCGTCGTGGGCAATGTCCACTTTCGATACCCGGCCGTTCTTAACCATGTTCACGAAATCGGTATATTCGATCTCGTTCGACTTCTGCGAGTTGTTCGAGAAAAGGTGCAGGACGGTCAGGAATACGGCCATCATCAGGAACGAGATCGCCAATCCGCGCATCGGCATCGGCGGCGGCCCCTTCTTGCCTGGTTTGTTTCCCTTGGGTTCCTTCTGTTGCTTGTCATCTGCCATAATTAAATCTTTCTGTGAAAAACTGCGCAAAAACTAACACCGCCATGGGGCGAATGCAACGTGTACACACACAAACTTGGAGTCATTCGGTGCCGTTTTGTTCAATGCGGAGATGCACGGCTTTCCCATCCCGTCCCCGCACGTCCCATCCGCGCGCCGTCCGGTAGCCCGGCAACCAGATGATTTCATTCCTGCACACCACGACCGGAACGCCTGCGCGTTGCTCCCTGGGCACCTTTTGGTCGGTCAGGATATCCTGCAGTTTGCGGCTGCCCGCCATGCCCAGCGGTTCCATCCGATCGCCGGGCCGCCAGCCACGGACCTCGATGGGCGATCCGCCGACCTTCTCCGCATCGAACGAGGCCTCCGCCGGAAGCACGCCCGCGCCCTTGCCATGGTCTTTCCGCCAGCCCGTCCCCGTCTCCATCGTCAACCGAACGCAGGGCAGGCTTTCCGGCCTGCACAACCCGGTCTCGAAGCGGGGTTCCCCATATTCCACCACCACGCGCTGCCGTTCGTTCAGCTCAAAAACCGTTGTGCCTGCTGCCGCATCCATGAGCGAAAGGATCTTTTCGATGCAATCGAAGGAGACCTCTTCAGCCCCTTGGTCGAACAGCCACATCCGGAGCGTTCGCCGCCGGGCGGCCAGGGATTCCGACCCATCCTGCATCGCGGTCATCCACTCGTTCTCGGCGCGCAGGATTTCCATCGTTCGCAGAATGGTGTTGCGGATGCCCGGGTTCAGTTCCTTTTCGAGCAGAGGCAGCACCGTGTGCCGCACCTTGTTCCGCAGGAAGGTTTCGTCGGCGTTGCTGGCATCTTCCCGCCAGGACAGCTCTTTTTCTTCGAGCCACTGCAAAATGGTTTCCCGCGGAATCTCCAGCATCGGACGGATCAGCCGGATCGGGCCGATCTCTTGTTTGAAGGCCATTCCGCCCAGGCCCTCGCAACCCGCCCCCCGGGCAAGCCGGAGGAGAAAGGTTTCGGCCTGGTCGTCCGCATGGTGGGCGAGGGCAATCACGGCGTTCTCGAATTCCGCAAAAAAACCGTGCCGCGCCTGCCGCGCCGCCATCTCGAGCGACTGCCCGCTTTCCTGGGCCAGCGCCCGGACATCGACCGACTTCACCTCAACGGGAAATCCAAGCGCGCGAACAAAGCGTTCATCGGCATCCGATTCCGCGCCGCGCAGGTTGTGGTTCACATGCGCAACGGTGAAACGGATTCCAAGCTCGTGGAGCGCATGCGCCAAGGCAACCGAGTCGGCCCCGCCCGAAACCCCGACCACCACGTTCGCGCCATCGGGGATCAGTTCGTGGCGATCAATCGCCTCGCGGATGGCAACGGCAAGGTTCACGCATTATTCAGCGCCGCAGCACTTCTTGTATTTGCGTCCGCTGCCGCAGGGGCAGGGGTCGTTGCGGCCGGCCTTGGGGACATTCTTCCGGATGGGCGTGGGCTTGGGGGCCTGCGGCAAATCCATGCCCGGAGGCGGGGCACCCATGCCCGGAGGCGGGGCGCCGCGTTGCGGGGCATGGGCCGCGGCGGCTTGCGCCTGCGCCGTTGCGGCGGCGAGGGCGGAGGCCTGCGGATGCTGCACCTGCATGCCGGAAAGCGACTGGAAAAAATCCTCGATCGCTTCGATGGAGGTGGCCGAGCGGAACATGGTGTTGGCGATCTCCTCGTAGATGCGGTCCATCAGATCCATGAAAAGGTTGTAGGCTTCGCGCTTGTATTCCACCAGCGGGTCGCGCTGGCCATAGGCCTGGAGACCGACGCTTTCACGCAGGCTGTCCATGCTGCGCAGGTATTCCTGCCAATGCTCGTCGATCGACTGGATGATCATGTGGCGCTCAAGGCGCTTGAGGGCGTCCGTGTCTTCGTGGCGGGCTTTCAGGTCGTAGGCCTTCCTGACGCGTTCCATCACGCAGGCGGTCAGGCTTTCCTGGGTCTTTTCCGCAGGAAGGTCCGAGGCTTGCATGCCGAGCGGGAACGTGGTGTTCACCCAAATGATGAATTCGTGGAACCCATCGACGCTCTTCAAAGCAACGGCATCCTCGGAACGGGAGGCAATGGCCTGCTCGACCGAATGGTAGATCTGCGCGCGCGGGTCGTCGCTGGTGAGCGCCTCGGAGCGGAAACCGTAGATCTCGCCACGTTGGGCATTCATCACATCGTCGTATTCAAGCGTGCGCTTGCGCATCATGAAGTTTTGCTGTTCGACGCGCCGCTGGGCGGTTTCGATCGATTTGTTCAGCCACGGGTGCTCCAGCACTTCGCCTTCCTCGATGCCGAGTTTTTCCATGATGTTCGAGATGCGGTCGGAACCGAACAGGCGCATCAGGTTGTCTTCGAGCGAGACGTAGAAGCGCGTCACGCCCGGGTCGCCCTGGCGGGCGGAGCGGCCGCGCAGCTGGCGGTCGATGCGGCGCGACTCGTGGCGCTCGGAGGCAATCACATAGAGGCCGCACGGGCGCTCTTCAAGCAGTTTGCGCAGCGGCTTTCCATCAACCTTGGAATCCAGCGAGAAGCTTTTTGAGTTGAGATCCTCCCGGTTGAGGTGGATCACGCTTTCGTGCAGTTTGATGTCGGTGCCGCGTCCGGCCATGTTGGTGGCAATGGTCACGGCGCCGGGCTGGCCGGCGTTGGCCACGATCTCGGCTTCACGGGCATGGTTCTTGGCGTTGAGCACGTTGTGCACAATGTTTTCGCGCCGCAGCATGCGGCTGAGGACTTCGGACGTTTCAACGGCCACCGTTCCCACCAGCACCGGCTGCTTGTTGGCGTGCGCCTTCTTGATGTCGTCGATGACGGCGCGGAATTTTTCGCGCTGGGTCTTGTAGACCTGGTCGTTGAGGTCGACGCGGCGAACCGGGCGGTTGGTGGGAATCACCATCACGTCGAGTCCGTAGATCTGGTGGAATTCGTCGGCCTCGGTTTCGGCCGTGCCGGTCATGCCCGAGAGTTTGTCGTACATGCGGAAATAGTTCTGGATGGTGATGGTGGCGAGCGTTTGCGTTTCGCGCTCGATCGTTACGCCTTCCTTGGCCTCGACCGCCTGGTGCAGGCCGTCGCTCCAGCGGCGCCCGACCATCAGGCGGCCGGTATGCTCGTCGACGATGATCACCTGGTTGTCCTGCACCACGTAGTCGACGTCCTTTTCATAGACGCTGTAGGCGCGGATCAGCTGGTCGACCGCGTGGACGCGCTCGTTGCGCATCGCATAGTCCTCCTGGATGGAGCGGCGCTTTTCCATGAGCTCCTCGGGGGAGAGTCCGGTCTCCCCGTCCAGCTCGGCCATCGCGGTAACCATGTCGGGAAGGACATACATTTCCGGATCGTTCGGGTTCATCTCCTCGCAGCCCTTTTCGGTCAGGCTGGCGTCGTGTCCCTTTTCATCGATCGTGAAGAAGAGTTCCTGCCGCAGTTGGCGCGCCTGTTCCTTGCGCATATCGGAAAGCATGGACATCTGGGTTTTTTCGAGCAGTTTGCGGATCGAAACATCTTCGATCAGGTGCATCAGCTGCTTGTTTTTCGGCATGCCTTCGAACACCTGGTACATGCGCAGGGCGGCTTCGTCCTCTTCGCCCTCTTCGAGCAGGTCCTTGGCTTCCTTCAGCAGCTTGGTGCAGAGGTCGCGCTGGCGGCGCACCAGCCGCGATGCGGCGGGCTGCAGCTCTTCGTATTGGGTCGAGGAGTAGGGGGCCGGGCCGGAAATAATCAGCGGCGTACGCGCTTCGTCGATCAGGATCGAGTCGATTTCGTCGACGATCGCGAAGTTGTGCCCCTTTTGCTGCACCATGTCTTCCGGGCTGTAGGCCATGTTGTCGCGCAGGTAGTCGAAGCCGAATTCCGAATTGGTGCCGTAGGTGATGTCGCGCAGGTACATTTCGCGGCGTTCCGGCGGCGGCATCATGTTCTTCAGGCAGCCGACGGTCAGGCCGAGCCACGTGTAGAGATGGCCCATCCATTCGGAGTCGCGTTGCGAGTGGTAGTCGGAGGTGGTGACGACGTGCGCACCTTTTCCGGAGAGTGCGTTGAGGTAGACCGGGAGGGTGGCCACAAGGGTCTTGCCTTCGCCCGTTGCCATTTCCGCAATCATGCCCTTGTGGATCGCCATGCCGCCGATGAGCTGGACATCGAAGTGCACCATCTCCCACGCAATAGGATGCCCGATGACTTCCACGACCGTCCCGCACAGGCGGCGGGCCGCATTCTTTACCACCGCAAAGGCCTCCAATTCAATGCTTTCAAGGGTCTCGCCCTTTTGCAGGCGCTCCTTGAATTCCTGGGTCTTGGCCTTCAGCTGATCGTCGCTGAGCGCCTTGTATTCCTCGTCGAACGCATTGATCTTCTCGACTAGCGGATGCATCTTTTTCAGGTCGCGCTCGTTCTTCGAGCCGACGATCTTCTTTAAAATCCAATTCATGTCCGTTCCTGTGTTTGCAAAAAGAGGAAGAAACCTACCTCATTTGCCGCCCCCCCACAAGCCGTGATTAGGAAAAGGGCGGCCACCTTGGCGGCGGGGTTTTGAAGAAATTCTTCTCTTGAATAGTACTTGATCCGCGCAGGCAAAGTTTCTAGCATTCCCGACTATGCAAAGCGATGGGTCAGCGCCAATTCCGTTGGTCATCTACGGCGTGCCGTTCCACAACGTCACGTTCGAAGAGGCCATCGACTGGATTGTTGAACGGGTGCGCTCCGGCCGCCCGGCCAACATAGCCACCGCAAACCTCGATTTTGTCACCCGCGCCTGGAGCGATCCCGAGCTGCAGCGCATCCTCATCGATGCCGATCTGGTGCTCGCCGACGGCTTTCCCATCGTGAAACTCGCCCCGTTTTTCGGCCCGGCCTTGAAGGAC
This DNA window, taken from Pontiella desulfatans, encodes the following:
- the secA gene encoding preprotein translocase subunit SecA; translation: MNWILKKIVGSKNERDLKKMHPLVEKINAFDEEYKALSDDQLKAKTQEFKERLQKGETLESIELEAFAVVKNAARRLCGTVVEVIGHPIAWEMVHFDVQLIGGMAIHKGMIAEMATGEGKTLVATLPVYLNALSGKGAHVVTTSDYHSQRDSEWMGHLYTWLGLTVGCLKNMMPPPERREMYLRDITYGTNSEFGFDYLRDNMAYSPEDMVQQKGHNFAIVDEIDSILIDEARTPLIISGPAPYSSTQYEELQPAASRLVRRQRDLCTKLLKEAKDLLEEGEEDEAALRMYQVFEGMPKNKQLMHLIEDVSIRKLLEKTQMSMLSDMRKEQARQLRQELFFTIDEKGHDASLTEKGCEEMNPNDPEMYVLPDMVTAMAELDGETGLSPEELMEKRRSIQEDYAMRNERVHAVDQLIRAYSVYEKDVDYVVQDNQVIIVDEHTGRLMVGRRWSDGLHQAVEAKEGVTIERETQTLATITIQNYFRMYDKLSGMTGTAETEADEFHQIYGLDVMVIPTNRPVRRVDLNDQVYKTQREKFRAVIDDIKKAHANKQPVLVGTVAVETSEVLSRMLRRENIVHNVLNAKNHAREAEIVANAGQPGAVTIATNMAGRGTDIKLHESVIHLNREDLNSKSFSLDSKVDGKPLRKLLEERPCGLYVIASERHESRRIDRQLRGRSARQGDPGVTRFYVSLEDNLMRLFGSDRISNIMEKLGIEEGEVLEHPWLNKSIETAQRRVEQQNFMMRKRTLEYDDVMNAQRGEIYGFRSEALTSDDPRAQIYHSVEQAIASRSEDAVALKSVDGFHEFIIWVNTTFPLGMQASDLPAEKTQESLTACVMERVRKAYDLKARHEDTDALKRLERHMIIQSIDEHWQEYLRSMDSLRESVGLQAYGQRDPLVEYKREAYNLFMDLMDRIYEEIANTMFRSATSIEAIEDFFQSLSGMQVQHPQASALAAATAQAQAAAAHAPQRGAPPPGMGAPPPGMDLPQAPKPTPIRKNVPKAGRNDPCPCGSGRKYKKCCGAE
- a CDS encoding PTS sugar transporter subunit IIA; protein product: MNLINALRSECVMAQADCRTREEVLAAIAKLAKKSAVLANLEESVLLKGLADREELSTTGFGNGIAIPHCRLDGVEDFVVGILSVPDGVEFAAMDGAPVKLFVFIIAPSSSSNIHIKVLSAISQVLNVPANVEEMLQAPTGEVLAENFLRHVRDEADPKEHDNKNLFRVQIQDEELFQDVIKIFAGFNSSTVMVTEAEPAANYIHKMPLFAGFWSDKQAEFCKVILATVDKKDTNETIRRIEQKVGSLDERDDILLTVQELFYCAGNLNI
- the bamE gene encoding outer membrane protein assembly factor BamE domain-containing protein — its product is MKTMSLMLATVVLFLAGCATTFRPWKLSDVQEGMAKDEVVKILGQPDYTEERDDAEYFYYTYREEPAPAPEASMETNEEIERRIGQLNRTLKESKYEVMLVEGKVVNYKEL
- the tilS gene encoding tRNA lysidine(34) synthetase TilS: MNLAVAIREAIDRHELIPDGANVVVGVSGGADSVALAHALHELGIRFTVAHVNHNLRGAESDADERFVRALGFPVEVKSVDVRALAQESGQSLEMAARQARHGFFAEFENAVIALAHHADDQAETFLLRLARGAGCEGLGGMAFKQEIGPIRLIRPMLEIPRETILQWLEEKELSWREDASNADETFLRNKVRHTVLPLLEKELNPGIRNTILRTMEILRAENEWMTAMQDGSESLAARRRTLRMWLFDQGAEEVSFDCIEKILSLMDAAAGTTVFELNERQRVVVEYGEPRFETGLCRPESLPCVRLTMETGTGWRKDHGKGAGVLPAEASFDAEKVGGSPIEVRGWRPGDRMEPLGMAGSRKLQDILTDQKVPREQRAGVPVVVCRNEIIWLPGYRTARGWDVRGRDGKAVHLRIEQNGTE
- the ftsH gene encoding ATP-dependent zinc metalloprotease FtsH — encoded protein: MADDKQQKEPKGNKPGKKGPPPMPMRGLAISFLMMAVFLTVLHLFSNNSQKSNEIEYTDFVNMVKNGRVSKVDIAHDGAGNHYVSGESMDINESGTTQFRTEIILTEKLMEMLEDNGVQVKVKRPKTMLVSILANIVPFILIFGIIYFIFIRQMKNAGRGAMSFGKSRAKLLTQDKNKITFKDVAGVDEAKEELAEVVEFLKDPKRFQKLGGKMPKGVLLSGSPGTGKTLLAKAVAGEADVPFFTISGSDFVEMFVGIGASRVRDMFEQGKKNAPCIIFIDEIDAVGRSRFSGIGGGHDEREQTLNALLVEMDGFDTQEGIIIVAATNRPDVLDPALLRPGRFDRQVVVDLPTLEGREQILKIHSRNVRLSDQVDLKRSARGTPGFSGADLANLVNEAALLASRRGADFVEQEDMEEARDKVMWGRERRSHVLDPEEKKLTAYHEAGHAIAMYKTPECEPIHKVTIIPRGRALGATMSLPEKDRYTQSQKRLEADLVALMGGRAAEEMIFEDVTTGAHNDIERSTMIARAMVCEYGMSKLLGPQNLGSHNQPVFLGQGISGAHEHSEETSQKIDQEVQRILAEAYDKCMKILTDNREQLVALSELLIEREVLDFAEVDSIMKTGKLPEGSEKTEPPPIEEAAADSEAEPKSEAETE
- a CDS encoding cation:proton antiporter; translation: MSAPALEHAAEASAGMPQLFTLVGIMLIVCFYAGKLIKKTSLPSLIGYMLVGALFGPSFKKYGMELFTEPVLESLAFVTQVALGFVAFSIGSELSMKSLKRLGHGIVWIIFAESFTAFFVVTGLIYAVTRDLPMALIFGSMAPASAPAGTVAIIQEYKASGSLTQALYAVVGFDDGLAIIIFGFAAAISKSLLLAETPGHVSEGFFQMLKAPTIEIILSIGVGTVLGFVLAQLVRFVKNSRDMLIVVFGLITLGTGLSMLWHLSLILTNMVIGFVLINTRRESLVHKVTAPLLEIMPLTFVLFFCLAGAHLQVSALPSLGLIGIVYILGRSGGLIGGARLGAIFGHVEDKIKKYVGLGILSQAGVAIGLSLIVGAEFAGLGAIGENGIAHGNMIGTKVITTITATCIVFEIIGPILAKYALGKAGELGKATR